ATGGACAATGGAAAAGCATTTAAGTCAGCGGTAGATGAAATCGTAGAATACTCAAAGGATAAGGAAATCGATCTTGTCGTTGGACCCGAAGCGCGCGGATTTATCGTAGGCTGTCCAGTGTCTTACGCGCTTGAAATCGGCTTTGCCCCTGTAAGAAAAGAAGGGAAGCTGCCTCGTGAAACAATTAAGGTGGATTACGGTCTTGAGTACGGCAAAGATGTGCTCACCATTCATAAAGATGCAATTAAGCCAGGGCAGCGTGTATTAATCGTAGATGATCTACTCGCTACCGGCGGAACAATTGAAGCTACTATTAACCTGGTTGAGCAGCTTGGCGGAGTAGTGGCTGGCTGTGCTTTCCTTGTAGAATTGACTTATCTTGAAGGCAGAAGCAAACTTGATGGATATGACGTATTAACTCTTATGCAGTATTAAATTCATGAATCTGGAACGAAGAGTGCCCTCCTATTTAGGGCGCTCTTTGTTTTAAAAGGATGGCACTGTTTTATCGTTGGTTTTTCTGCTTAAAAGAGAGGGAAAACTGTCTCTTTTTTTAAACAGAAAAATCGCTAATTCTCCTGTAACAGAGTCAAATGGATAAAAAAGTACCATTTTCCTTTACAATTGCAGCGCTTTTTTTGATAATGAGAGGAAACCACTAATTTTGAGAAAGCAAAGAGGAATCAGGGTGATTGAATGGCCAAAGACAAAATCTTAACAGCCGAAGAAGTGATTGAGCAGGCAAGCCATTATATGAACGAGAAAGACCTTGAGTTTATCCGCAAGGCTTTTGAATTTGCCAATCAAGCTCACAGTGAACAATATCGAAAATCAGGAGAACCTTATATAATTCACCCTATCCAAGTAGCGGGAATTCTCGTTAATTTAGAGATGGATCCTGAAACGATAGCTGGTGGGTTTCTTCACGATGTAGTGGAGGACACTGATTATGGCTTGGAAGATATAGAGAGAGAGTTTGGGGAAGAGGTCTCCATGCTCGTCGACGGAGTCACTAAACTAGGGAAGATTAAATATAAATCAAAAGAAGCCCAGCAGGCGGAAAACCATCGGAAAATGTTTGTGGCGATGGCAAAAGATATGCGCGTTATTCTAATCAAGCTTGCCGATCGTCTGCACAATATGCGGACACTCAAACATCTGCCGTCAGAAAAACAGCGCAGGATTTCGAATGAAACCCTGGAAATCTTTGCACCGCTTGCTCACCGGCTCGGGATCTCCACGATTAAGTGGGAGCTAGAAGATACAGCTTTACGATATCTCAATCCCCAGCAGTACTATCGGATCGTTCATTTAATGAAGCAGAAACGAAATGAGCGGGAATATTATATTGAAGATGTCATAAATGAGATTCGAAACCAGCTGGCCGATGTAGATATCGAAGCAGATTTAAATGGGCGGCCTAAACACCTATACAGTATTTACCGTAAAATGGTGCTGCAAAATAAGCAGTTTAACGAAATCTATGATCTGCTGGCCGTACGAATCCTGGTTAACAGCATAAAGGACTGCTATGCCGTTTTAGGTATTATCCATACATGCTGGAAACCAATGCCGGGGCGTTTTAAAGATTATATTGCTATGCCAAAGCCGAACCTTTATCAATCGCTTCATACAACCGTCATTGGTCCAAAAGGCGATCCTCTGGAGGTTCAAATCCGTACCCATGAAATGCATGAAATTGCGGAATATGGTATTGCGGCCCACTGGGCGTACAAAGAAGGAAAGCAGACAGCTTCCAACCATTCTTTTGAAGAGAAGCTGACATGGTTCCGTGAGATTTTGGATTCTCAAAGTGAAACCCATGACGCTGAAGAATTTATGGAGTCATTAAAAGTCGATCTGTTTTCAGATATGGTCTATGTATTTACACCTAAAGGAGAAGTCGTAGAACTCCCTTCAGGTTCCGTGCCCATTGATTTTGCTTACAGAATTCATACAGAAGTAGGCAACCAGACAATTGGCGCCAAAGTAAACGGCAAAATGGAGCCGCTGGATTATCAGCTGAACACGGGCGATATTGTAGAAATGATGACATCCAAACATTCTTACGGCCCGTCTAAAGACTGGATCAAACTCGCTCAGACATCTCAGGCAAAGAACAAAATAAAACAGTTCTTCAAACGTCAGAAAAAAGAAGAAAACGTTGAAAAAGGCCGTGAGCTGGTAGAGCGTGAAATTAGAAACATGGGGCTGCAGCCTAAAGAAGTATTTACAGCTGAGAATTTAAATCGAGTGTCAGAGAAGTTTAATTTCTCCAATGAAGAAGATATGTTTGCAGCTGTAGGCTATCAGGGGATTACAGCTTCCCAGATCGCTACAAGACTAACAGAAAAACTAAGACAGCAGCTTCAAAAAGAGCAGGACCTTGAGCAGACCTTAGCAGACGTCACGACAACAGAAATTAAAACCTCTTCTTCTCGCGGGAAGAAGGATTCAGGTGTCAGAGTCGAAGGAGTCGATAATCTACTCGTTCGCTTATCCAAATGCTGCAACCCGGTGCCAGGCGATGATATTGTAGGATATATCACGAAAGGCCGCGGTGTGTCTGTTCACCGTGCAGACTGTCCGAACGTACAAACAGAAGAAGCACAGTCCCGCCTCTTAACCGTTTATTGGGAAAAAGGCCATACCGACAGCAAACAATATCACGTGGATCTGGAGATTTGGGGATATGACCGAAGAGGTCTCCTCAATGAAGTTCTACAGGCGGTCAATGAAACGAAAACAAATATTACCGCCGTATCAGGTAAGTCCGACCGTAACAAAATGGCGACCATTCATATTACAATATTAATTCAGAATACGGAACATTTAAGGAAAATTGTGGATCGCATAAAGCAAATTCAGGATGTATATACCGTAAGAAGAGTTATGCAGTAATTGGAGGATTTTGTATGAGAGCAGTCGTGCAGCGAAGCGGAAAAGCTTCGGTCACCGTAAATAATGATGTAGTCGGCCAAATCGATCATGGTCTTGTAGTATTACTTGGTGTAACCCATGATGATACAGAGGAAGATGCGAAATATTTGGCTAAGAAGATTCCTCACCTTCGCATATTTGAAGATGAGGATAATAAAATGAATTTATCTTTAACCTCAGTAGGCGGAAGCCTATTATCCGTTTCGCAGTTTACGCTTTATGGAGACTGTCGGAAAGGGAGAAGGCCTAATTTTATGAACGCGGCTAAGCCGGAGCAGGCGCTTGAGCTGTACAAGACGTTCAATCAACTGGCAGCTGACGAAGGAATTCGTGTCGAAACCGGAGCATTCGGCGAAATGATGGATATTCAGCTGTCCAATAATGGGCCGGTTACATTGATTATAGACAGTAAAGATAAAGACTAAAAAAGCAAGGGACCTCAATCCCTTGCTTTTTTAGATAGTTGATGGAAAGGGAGCTAAATTCCCTGCACATCATTTAATTAAAATATTGAATAAGACCTTCCGTTATTCCTTGGCTTACTTTATTCTGATAGCTTGATGTCTTAACCACTTTTTCCTCATTTACGTCTGAGATAAAACCTAATTCTATTAAAAGAGCAGGTTTATTACTATAACGCAGCACGTGGAAGCTTTCCCTTTTGATTCCGCGGTCTCTTTGTCCAGTAGCTCTTGCGGCTGAGGATTGGACTTGAGAAGCTAGTGCGCGCGTATTGGAGCTGTAAAAGTAAGTGGAAATACCATTTGCCTTAATCGAAGGAGAAATACTGTTGTAATGCAGACTGATAAATGCATCCCCCTTGCTGTAGTTAGAAATAGATGTTCGTGCCCCCAGGGATACATAAGAATCATTAGACCTCGTCATAACAACTTTGGCACCATTATTCTCTAAATTTGCTTTTAGCCTCTGAGCTGTTTGCAGTGTTAATGTTTTTTCATAACTGCCGCTTCTGCCAATCGCACCAGGATCAAAACCTCCATGACCGGCATCCACTATAATCGTTCTCCCTTTTAAACTTCCGGAAGAAGAAACAGGGGCCACAGCTGCTGAACCGCCTTCTTTGACAATCCATCCTGCAATATAGGCTGCTTTGTTTTTATAGGAGATTTTATACCATTGGCCTTCCTTGCTGATGACATTATACTGCTGGCCCTTATGCCCGCGTCCTAAAATTT
This window of the Halobacillus sp. Marseille-Q1614 genome carries:
- a CDS encoding bifunctional (p)ppGpp synthetase/guanosine-3',5'-bis(diphosphate) 3'-pyrophosphohydrolase gives rise to the protein MAKDKILTAEEVIEQASHYMNEKDLEFIRKAFEFANQAHSEQYRKSGEPYIIHPIQVAGILVNLEMDPETIAGGFLHDVVEDTDYGLEDIEREFGEEVSMLVDGVTKLGKIKYKSKEAQQAENHRKMFVAMAKDMRVILIKLADRLHNMRTLKHLPSEKQRRISNETLEIFAPLAHRLGISTIKWELEDTALRYLNPQQYYRIVHLMKQKRNEREYYIEDVINEIRNQLADVDIEADLNGRPKHLYSIYRKMVLQNKQFNEIYDLLAVRILVNSIKDCYAVLGIIHTCWKPMPGRFKDYIAMPKPNLYQSLHTTVIGPKGDPLEVQIRTHEMHEIAEYGIAAHWAYKEGKQTASNHSFEEKLTWFREILDSQSETHDAEEFMESLKVDLFSDMVYVFTPKGEVVELPSGSVPIDFAYRIHTEVGNQTIGAKVNGKMEPLDYQLNTGDIVEMMTSKHSYGPSKDWIKLAQTSQAKNKIKQFFKRQKKEENVEKGRELVEREIRNMGLQPKEVFTAENLNRVSEKFNFSNEEDMFAAVGYQGITASQIATRLTEKLRQQLQKEQDLEQTLADVTTTEIKTSSSRGKKDSGVRVEGVDNLLVRLSKCCNPVPGDDIVGYITKGRGVSVHRADCPNVQTEEAQSRLLTVYWEKGHTDSKQYHVDLEIWGYDRRGLLNEVLQAVNETKTNITAVSGKSDRNKMATIHITILIQNTEHLRKIVDRIKQIQDVYTVRRVMQ
- the dtd gene encoding D-aminoacyl-tRNA deacylase; translated protein: MRAVVQRSGKASVTVNNDVVGQIDHGLVVLLGVTHDDTEEDAKYLAKKIPHLRIFEDEDNKMNLSLTSVGGSLLSVSQFTLYGDCRKGRRPNFMNAAKPEQALELYKTFNQLAADEGIRVETGAFGEMMDIQLSNNGPVTLIIDSKDKD
- a CDS encoding adenine phosphoribosyltransferase, translating into MDYKKHIAIVEDWPKKGIRFKDITPLMDNGKAFKSAVDEIVEYSKDKEIDLVVGPEARGFIVGCPVSYALEIGFAPVRKEGKLPRETIKVDYGLEYGKDVLTIHKDAIKPGQRVLIVDDLLATGGTIEATINLVEQLGGVVAGCAFLVELTYLEGRSKLDGYDVLTLMQY